The proteins below come from a single Streptomyces sp. SCSIO 75703 genomic window:
- a CDS encoding CDP-glycerol glycerophosphotransferase family protein, producing MPRFSIVVPSHGVAGRLSQALDSVLAQSFTDFELIPVCDGPDSAAADVATGLAGRDSRVRPVHSPPSAGLAGARNAGIAAAQGAYLLFLDGDDTLAPGALAAVEARLADTGGVDVLYTEHERVPWWEGDPVNPAAALLAEAPEGAFTPDRAPRLTGVTLPAWSAVHRRAFLDERGLVFPDGYFTDIGFGARVAAEAERVAVLRSVVVRHQERRQGSRLEQPGEHHAELLDQAELALTHAAEKGLPEERRRPLFEQLFAEILRTAAHPKLLTGGRRAFFHRASRLYRRHRPAGFRPPAGRAGSQYRMLASGSYTAFRALRAGGAEEESGARVSLPRPRGSRTPMGYRRHLRRPLDPHLAVYCAYWGRGYACNPAAIHAKARELAPHLRSVFLVEADQAHTMPEGVDFAVIGSARYWEVLARATYLINNANFAEEVVKRPGSVHLQTQHGTPLKTMGVDQSTYPVVAANSGSFGKLLGRVDRWDYNLSSNSHSTQMWERAFPGSYEHLEYGYPRNDVYYTATAEDVARVRRELGVPEGKTAVLYAPTHRDYETGFGAGALDLEAFCEAAGEDVVVLLRAHYFYDRGGARGSGRIIDVTSHRSSEDVCLAADALITDYSSIMFDYANLDRPIVVYADDWEIYRETRGVYFDLMEAPPGRVARTPEELARVFADGSYTDAGATALRAAFRERFCEFDDGHAAERVVRRVLLGEPPEAIPSVIPLADRVPAPAATLVRS from the coding sequence ATGCCCCGCTTCAGCATCGTCGTTCCGTCCCATGGGGTCGCGGGCCGGCTGTCCCAGGCGTTGGATTCCGTCCTAGCCCAGTCCTTCACGGACTTCGAGCTGATCCCGGTCTGCGACGGGCCGGACAGCGCCGCGGCGGACGTCGCGACCGGCCTCGCCGGGCGGGACTCACGGGTCAGGCCCGTGCACTCGCCGCCGTCGGCCGGGCTGGCCGGGGCCCGCAACGCCGGGATCGCCGCGGCCCAGGGGGCGTACCTGCTCTTCCTCGACGGGGACGACACGCTGGCCCCGGGCGCGCTCGCCGCGGTGGAGGCACGGCTCGCCGACACCGGCGGCGTCGACGTCCTCTACACGGAGCACGAGCGGGTGCCCTGGTGGGAGGGCGATCCGGTCAACCCGGCGGCGGCCCTGCTCGCCGAGGCGCCGGAGGGGGCGTTCACCCCGGACCGGGCGCCGCGGCTGACCGGTGTGACGCTGCCCGCCTGGAGCGCGGTCCACCGCCGTGCCTTCCTCGACGAGCGCGGTCTGGTCTTCCCCGACGGGTACTTCACGGACATCGGTTTCGGCGCGCGGGTCGCCGCGGAGGCCGAGCGGGTGGCCGTCCTGCGCTCCGTGGTGGTCAGGCACCAGGAGCGGCGCCAGGGCAGCCGGCTGGAGCAGCCCGGCGAGCACCACGCCGAACTGCTGGACCAGGCCGAACTGGCGCTCACGCACGCCGCCGAGAAGGGCCTGCCGGAGGAGCGGCGCCGCCCGCTGTTCGAGCAGCTCTTCGCGGAGATCCTGCGCACGGCCGCCCACCCGAAGCTGCTGACCGGGGGGCGCCGGGCCTTCTTCCACCGGGCGAGCCGCCTCTACCGGCGCCACCGCCCCGCGGGTTTCCGCCCGCCGGCCGGCCGCGCCGGCTCGCAGTACCGGATGCTGGCCTCCGGCTCGTACACCGCCTTCCGCGCGCTGCGCGCCGGCGGCGCGGAGGAGGAGAGCGGCGCCCGCGTCTCCCTGCCGCGTCCGCGGGGGTCGCGCACCCCCATGGGCTACCGCCGCCACCTGCGCCGCCCGCTGGACCCCCACCTCGCCGTGTACTGCGCCTACTGGGGCCGCGGCTACGCCTGCAACCCGGCCGCGATCCACGCCAAGGCCAGGGAACTCGCCCCGCACCTGCGCTCGGTGTTCCTGGTCGAGGCCGACCAGGCGCACACCATGCCCGAGGGCGTCGACTTCGCCGTCATCGGCAGCGCCCGCTACTGGGAGGTGCTGGCCCGCGCCACGTACCTGATCAACAACGCCAACTTCGCCGAGGAGGTCGTCAAGCGGCCCGGCAGCGTCCACCTGCAGACACAGCACGGCACGCCGCTGAAGACGATGGGCGTCGACCAGTCGACGTACCCGGTGGTGGCCGCGAACAGCGGCAGCTTCGGCAAGCTGCTGGGCCGCGTGGACCGCTGGGACTACAACCTCTCCTCCAACAGCCACTCCACCCAGATGTGGGAGCGCGCCTTCCCCGGCTCCTACGAGCACCTGGAGTACGGCTACCCCCGCAACGACGTCTACTACACGGCGACCGCCGAGGACGTGGCCCGCGTGCGCCGCGAACTGGGCGTGCCGGAGGGCAAGACGGCCGTCCTGTACGCGCCCACGCACCGCGACTACGAGACCGGGTTCGGCGCGGGCGCGCTGGACCTGGAGGCGTTCTGCGAGGCGGCCGGCGAGGACGTGGTGGTGCTGCTGCGCGCCCACTACTTCTACGACCGGGGCGGGGCCCGCGGCAGCGGCCGGATCATCGACGTCACCTCGCACCGCTCCTCCGAGGACGTGTGCCTGGCCGCCGACGCGCTGATCACCGACTACTCGTCGATCATGTTCGACTACGCCAACCTCGACCGGCCGATCGTCGTCTACGCCGACGACTGGGAGATCTACCGGGAGACGCGCGGCGTCTACTTCGACCTGATGGAGGCGCCGCCCGGCCGGGTGGCGCGCACCCCTGAGGAGCTGGCCCGGGTCTTCGCGGACGGCTCGTACACGGACGCCGGGGCGACGGCCCTGCGCGCGGCCTTCCGGGAACGGTTCTGCGAGTTCGACGACGGGCACGCCGCCGAGCGCGTCGTGCGCCGGGTGCTGCTCGGTGAGCCGCCGGAGGCGATCCCGTCCGTGATCCCGCTCGCCGACCGCGTCCCGGCCCCCGCCGCCACCCTCGTTAGGAGCTGA
- a CDS encoding bifunctional glycosyltransferase/CDP-glycerol:glycerophosphate glycerophosphotransferase, producing the protein MPRFSIILPCFKVQGFLRECLDSVLGQSYRDIEVIAVNDCSPDGCGAILDEYAARDDRLRVLHLEENVGLGRARNAGMPLATGDYLFFLDSDDTLTPGALAAMADRLDEADDPDVLVFDYARTYWWGGTRRNALARVLAETAGETFTAAEQPEIMDLLMVVWNKVYRRDFVEREGFAFPPGYYEDTPWTFPVMFSAERIATLDRICLYYRQRRQGNILSTTSRKHFDVHDQYARVFAFLDERPHLAHWRPFLHAKMGEHCLDILAKPDRLPPSDKPEFFQRTAEMFREFRPEGATVPPELRVLEGSWASYRLGRRSAQTRKTVVRRARKTRTAAIRRVGRVRAAVNNRRPLDPNLVVYSAFRHRGVLGDPAAIYHKAREIAPQLRGVWVVRSKQEAELLPPGTEHVLLGSSAYRRVTERATFFVNNVNWPNSLTKRPGSVHIHTHQGTPLKYMGADLLGKPGARHRVDVPQMLRRADRWDYSLVANRHSELVWERAYPCGFTSVRTGSPRNDRLVAAGAEEGARVRERLGVPAGKTVVLYAPTRREYRRGGHVDRVDLAKLAAALGEDHTLVVRLHPSLATGPARGMGLADLHRRGVLIDATDEPHVEDLMLASDVLVTDYSALMFDYALLDRPIVIHADDWGAYAASRGAYFDITAESPGPVTRTERELSEVLVSGSWRDAESRRLRSAFRERFCEFDDGRAAERVVRTLLLGESMPAPAVSVPVARSVPADSDLLASS; encoded by the coding sequence GTGCCCCGCTTCAGCATCATCCTCCCCTGCTTCAAGGTGCAGGGCTTCCTGCGCGAGTGCCTCGACTCGGTCCTCGGCCAGTCCTACCGGGACATCGAGGTCATCGCCGTCAACGACTGCTCGCCCGACGGCTGCGGCGCGATCCTGGACGAGTACGCGGCCCGCGACGACCGGCTGCGCGTGCTGCACCTGGAGGAGAACGTCGGCCTGGGCCGCGCCCGCAACGCGGGCATGCCGCTGGCCACCGGCGACTACCTGTTCTTCCTGGACAGCGACGACACGCTGACCCCGGGCGCGCTCGCCGCCATGGCCGACCGGCTCGACGAGGCGGACGACCCGGACGTGCTGGTCTTCGACTACGCGCGCACCTACTGGTGGGGCGGGACCCGGCGCAACGCGCTCGCGCGGGTCCTCGCGGAGACCGCCGGCGAAACGTTCACGGCGGCCGAGCAGCCGGAGATCATGGACCTCCTCATGGTGGTCTGGAACAAGGTCTACCGGCGCGACTTCGTCGAGCGCGAGGGCTTCGCCTTCCCGCCCGGCTACTACGAGGACACGCCGTGGACCTTCCCGGTGATGTTCAGCGCCGAGCGGATCGCCACCCTGGACCGCATCTGCCTGTACTACCGCCAGCGCCGCCAGGGCAACATCCTCTCCACCACCAGCCGCAAGCACTTCGACGTACACGACCAGTACGCGCGGGTCTTCGCGTTCCTCGACGAGCGCCCGCACCTGGCGCACTGGCGGCCGTTCCTGCACGCCAAGATGGGCGAGCACTGCCTGGACATCCTGGCCAAGCCGGACCGGCTGCCGCCGTCCGACAAGCCCGAGTTCTTCCAGCGCACCGCGGAGATGTTCCGCGAGTTCCGGCCCGAGGGCGCGACGGTCCCGCCGGAGCTGCGGGTGCTGGAGGGGAGCTGGGCCTCCTACCGGCTCGGCCGCCGCTCGGCGCAGACCAGGAAGACGGTGGTGCGGCGGGCCAGGAAGACCCGTACGGCGGCGATCCGGCGGGTCGGCCGGGTCCGGGCCGCGGTGAACAACCGCCGTCCGCTGGACCCGAACCTCGTGGTGTACTCGGCGTTCCGCCACCGCGGCGTGCTCGGCGACCCGGCCGCGATCTACCACAAGGCCAGGGAGATCGCCCCGCAGCTCCGCGGGGTGTGGGTGGTGCGCAGCAAGCAGGAGGCCGAGCTGCTGCCGCCCGGCACCGAGCACGTGCTGCTGGGCAGTTCGGCCTACCGCCGGGTGACGGAGCGGGCCACGTTCTTCGTCAACAACGTCAACTGGCCCAACAGCCTCACCAAGCGCCCCGGCAGCGTGCACATCCACACCCACCAGGGCACACCGCTCAAGTACATGGGCGCCGACCTCCTGGGCAAGCCGGGCGCCCGGCACCGGGTGGACGTGCCGCAGATGCTGCGCCGCGCCGACCGCTGGGACTACAGCCTGGTCGCCAACCGGCACTCGGAGCTGGTGTGGGAGCGGGCCTACCCCTGCGGGTTCACCTCCGTGCGCACCGGCAGCCCGCGCAACGACCGGCTGGTCGCCGCCGGAGCGGAGGAGGGCGCCCGGGTGCGCGAGCGGCTCGGCGTCCCGGCCGGGAAGACGGTGGTGCTGTACGCGCCGACCCGCCGCGAGTACCGGCGCGGCGGCCATGTCGACCGGGTCGACCTGGCGAAGCTCGCCGCCGCCCTCGGCGAGGACCACACGCTGGTGGTCCGCCTGCACCCCTCGCTCGCCACCGGTCCCGCCCGCGGCATGGGCCTGGCCGACCTGCACCGCCGGGGCGTGCTGATCGACGCCACGGACGAACCGCACGTCGAGGACCTGATGCTCGCCTCGGACGTCCTGGTGACCGACTACTCGGCCCTGATGTTCGACTACGCGCTGCTGGACCGGCCGATCGTGATCCACGCCGACGACTGGGGCGCCTACGCGGCGAGCCGGGGCGCCTACTTCGACATCACCGCCGAGTCGCCGGGCCCCGTGACCCGCACCGAGCGGGAGCTGTCCGAGGTGCTGGTCTCGGGGAGCTGGCGGGACGCGGAGTCGCGGCGGCTGCGGTCGGCGTTCCGGGAGCGGTTCTGCGAGTTCGACGACGGCCGGGCCGCCGAGCGCGTGGTGCGCACGCTGCTGCTGGGCGAGTCGATGCCCGCTCCCGCGGTCTCGGTGCCCGTGGCCCGGTCCGTGCCCGCCGACAGCGACCTGCTCGCCTCTTCGTGA
- a CDS encoding TetR/AcrR family transcriptional regulator: protein MTTNADQPQQPPRRRAPAGAAVLREDVTEAIRAAVFAELAAVGYARMSIEGIARRAGVGKTAVYRRWRSKLHLVLDVVSALAVGGLPAPDTGALESDLRLLYEVTSRALRHPVASQIIPDLQAEAARNPEIAEALGKALREGQDGVASAILESAEDRGEVRPGLDMDLALDLISGPLYWRSVVVRGPKPPKGYLAALARATARALKAL, encoded by the coding sequence ATGACGACCAACGCCGACCAGCCGCAGCAGCCCCCGCGCCGCCGGGCCCCCGCCGGGGCGGCCGTGCTGCGGGAGGACGTGACGGAGGCGATCCGGGCGGCCGTCTTCGCGGAACTGGCGGCCGTCGGCTACGCGCGGATGTCCATCGAGGGGATCGCGCGCCGCGCGGGCGTCGGCAAGACCGCCGTCTACCGGCGCTGGCGCTCCAAGCTGCACCTGGTGCTGGACGTCGTCTCCGCGCTCGCCGTCGGCGGCCTGCCCGCCCCGGACACGGGCGCGCTGGAGAGCGACCTGCGCCTGCTCTACGAGGTGACGTCGCGTGCGCTGCGCCACCCGGTGGCCTCGCAGATCATCCCGGACCTCCAGGCCGAGGCGGCCCGCAACCCGGAGATCGCCGAGGCGCTGGGCAAGGCGCTGCGGGAGGGGCAGGACGGGGTGGCCAGCGCGATCCTGGAGTCGGCGGAGGACCGCGGCGAGGTCCGCCCCGGCCTCGACATGGACCTGGCCCTGGACCTGATCTCCGGGCCGCTCTACTGGCGGTCGGTGGTCGTGCGCGGCCCGAAGCCGCCCAAGGGGTACCTCGCGGCGCTGGCGCGGGCCACGGCGCGGGCGCTCAAGGCCCTCTGA
- the galE gene encoding UDP-glucose 4-epimerase GalE, whose translation MTWLITGGAGYIGAHVVHAMTAAGERAVVYDDLSSGVAERVPDGVPLVVGSVLDGERVARAMRDHGVTGVVHLAAKKQVGESVELPLLYYRENVEGLRVLLTAVTETGVPSFVLSSSAAVYGMPDVDLVTEDTPCVPLSPYGETKLAGEWLVRATGRATGLSTAALRYFNVAGAASPRMADTGVFNLVPMVFEKLTEGAAPRIFGDDYDTPDGTCVRDYIHVVDLAEAHVAAARALEASPGRALTLNIGRGEGVSVREMIDRINALTGRDLPPTVGPRRPGDPARVVASSERAAAELGWKAKYGVQDMITSAWEGWVALHPEAANA comes from the coding sequence ATGACCTGGCTGATCACCGGCGGCGCCGGCTACATCGGGGCGCACGTCGTCCACGCGATGACCGCGGCGGGCGAGAGGGCGGTCGTGTACGACGACCTGTCCAGCGGCGTCGCCGAACGCGTTCCCGACGGCGTGCCCCTCGTGGTGGGCTCCGTGCTGGACGGCGAGCGCGTCGCCCGCGCCATGCGCGACCACGGCGTCACCGGTGTCGTCCACCTCGCGGCGAAGAAGCAGGTCGGCGAGTCGGTGGAGCTGCCGCTGCTCTACTACCGGGAGAACGTGGAGGGCCTGCGCGTCCTGCTCACGGCGGTGACGGAGACCGGTGTCCCGTCCTTCGTCCTCTCCTCCTCCGCGGCCGTGTACGGCATGCCCGACGTCGACCTGGTGACCGAGGACACGCCGTGCGTGCCCCTGTCGCCCTACGGCGAGACCAAGCTGGCCGGCGAGTGGCTGGTCCGGGCGACCGGCCGCGCCACGGGCCTGTCCACGGCCGCCCTGCGGTACTTCAACGTGGCCGGCGCGGCGAGCCCGCGGATGGCCGACACGGGCGTCTTCAACCTCGTCCCGATGGTCTTCGAGAAGCTGACGGAGGGCGCCGCCCCGCGCATCTTCGGCGACGACTACGACACGCCGGACGGCACCTGCGTACGGGACTACATCCACGTGGTGGACCTGGCCGAGGCCCATGTGGCCGCGGCCCGCGCGCTGGAGGCGTCCCCCGGACGCGCCCTGACCCTCAACATCGGCCGGGGGGAGGGTGTGTCCGTCCGGGAGATGATCGACCGGATCAACGCGCTCACCGGCCGGGACCTGCCGCCCACGGTGGGGCCGCGCCGCCCCGGCGACCCCGCCCGCGTCGTCGCCTCGTCCGAGCGCGCCGCGGCCGAGCTGGGCTGGAAGGCGAAGTACGGCGTCCAGGACATGATCACGTCCGCCTGGGAGGGCTGGGTGGCCCTCCACCCGGAGGCGGCGAACGCGTAG
- a CDS encoding CDP-glycerol glycerophosphotransferase family protein has protein sequence MPRFRVIAPAHLVRTSVRRSLAGVLRAVRGPALRLHYRFQRTLPLRADRALFAADRGRAGGDPGALEQAFRTVAPHIRTAWAADPAHHHALPPGPRRLTPGTAAYWTALARSRYLVHGSDLDGRLVRRRGQIVVRAGAGAPLGVTGPAPAAARGPVPGRPPRGTGVRDGVIPLSPRPVPARGRIRPVPEFGQPRTDPLLRATEEDVARLRQTLGIPGGMVTILYAPAYRAPRPARPPGPDLGRLLDRLGRRHAVLLRAEPPGGAAPVPAPARHPRLLDVTAHPRVESLLLAADVLVTDGSPLVFDYAVLDRPIVVLAGEEGARPDGPEVPSAHDAVRAARAAVRARPPGPVVRTEDGLADLLASGRWHGAESARLRAAFRERFCRYDDGHAAERVVRHIVLGETDLPPVVPLPARRPARSAAALSGRGASARVPHSAGSRRTTDSL, from the coding sequence GTGCCCCGGTTCCGTGTCATCGCCCCCGCGCACCTGGTCCGGACGTCCGTGCGGCGGTCGCTGGCCGGAGTGCTGCGCGCGGTCCGCGGACCGGCGCTGCGGCTGCACTACCGGTTCCAGCGGACCCTGCCGCTCCGCGCCGACCGGGCCCTGTTCGCCGCCGACCGGGGACGCGCCGGGGGCGATCCGGGGGCGCTGGAGCAGGCGTTCCGCACCGTCGCCCCGCACATCCGCACCGCGTGGGCCGCCGACCCGGCGCACCACCACGCCCTGCCGCCCGGCCCCCGGCGTCTGACCCCGGGCACGGCGGCGTACTGGACGGCGCTGGCCCGCTCCCGCTACCTGGTGCACGGCAGCGACCTCGACGGCCGGCTGGTGCGGCGGCGCGGCCAGATCGTCGTCAGGGCCGGCGCGGGCGCCCCGCTCGGCGTCACCGGGCCCGCCCCGGCCGCCGCCCGGGGGCCGGTCCCCGGGCGTCCGCCACGCGGGACCGGCGTCCGGGACGGTGTGATCCCGCTCTCCCCGCGCCCGGTGCCCGCCCGCGGGCGGATCCGCCCGGTCCCCGAGTTCGGGCAGCCGCGCACCGACCCGCTGCTGCGGGCGACCGAGGAGGACGTGGCCCGGCTGCGCCAGACGCTCGGCATCCCCGGCGGCATGGTCACGATCCTCTACGCGCCCGCGTACCGGGCGCCCCGCCCGGCCCGCCCGCCGGGCCCGGACCTGGGGCGCCTGCTGGACCGGCTCGGCCGGCGCCACGCGGTGCTGCTGCGCGCCGAGCCCCCGGGCGGCGCCGCGCCGGTCCCCGCGCCCGCGCGCCATCCCCGGCTGCTGGACGTGACCGCGCACCCGCGCGTGGAGTCGCTGCTGCTCGCCGCGGACGTCCTGGTCACCGACGGTTCGCCGCTGGTGTTCGACTACGCGGTGCTGGACCGCCCGATCGTGGTCCTGGCCGGGGAGGAGGGGGCCCGCCCGGACGGTCCGGAGGTCCCCTCGGCGCACGACGCGGTCCGCGCCGCACGGGCCGCCGTGCGGGCCCGCCCGCCGGGGCCGGTGGTGCGCACCGAGGACGGGCTGGCGGACCTCCTCGCCTCGGGCCGGTGGCACGGAGCGGAGTCCGCCCGGCTCCGGGCCGCGTTCCGCGAGCGGTTCTGCCGGTACGACGACGGACACGCCGCCGAGCGTGTCGTACGTCACATCGTGCTGGGGGAAACGGACCTTCCGCCGGTCGTACCGCTCCCCGCGCGCCGCCCGGCCCGGTCCGCCGCGGCCCTTTCTGGACGCGGTGCCTCCGCCCGCGTGCCACACTCTGCGGGTTCCCGCAGGACCACAGATAGCCTTTGA
- a CDS encoding ABC transporter ATP-binding protein — MADLTEGTGERVPTVVVDGVDIVYRVNGTGAGRGSATAALHRVLRRGKAGKASGVRRVHAVRGVSFVAHRGEAIGLIGTNGSGKSTLLKAIAGLLPVERGRVYTDGQPSLLGVNAALMNDLTGERNVHLGGLAMGMSRAQIKERYQEIVDFSGINEKGDFITLPMRTYSSGMAARLRFSIAAAKDHDVLLVDEALATGDRSFQKRSERRIRELRARAGTVFLVSHSNKSIRDTCERVLWLERGELRMDGPAEDVLKEYERFTGGPDRKAPRAKPAAGPDSTAQPDSAPSPAC; from the coding sequence GTGGCTGACCTCACCGAAGGGACCGGCGAGCGCGTCCCCACCGTCGTCGTCGACGGCGTCGACATCGTCTACCGGGTCAACGGCACCGGCGCGGGGCGCGGTTCGGCGACCGCCGCCCTGCACCGCGTGCTGCGCCGTGGGAAGGCCGGGAAGGCGTCCGGCGTCCGCCGGGTGCACGCGGTGCGCGGCGTGTCCTTCGTCGCCCACCGCGGCGAGGCGATCGGCCTGATCGGCACCAACGGCTCCGGCAAGTCGACGCTGCTCAAGGCGATCGCCGGCCTGCTCCCGGTGGAGAGGGGCCGCGTCTACACCGACGGCCAGCCCTCGCTGCTCGGCGTCAACGCGGCGCTGATGAACGACCTCACCGGCGAGCGCAACGTCCACCTCGGCGGGCTGGCGATGGGCATGTCCCGGGCGCAGATCAAGGAGCGCTACCAGGAGATCGTCGACTTCTCCGGGATCAACGAGAAGGGCGACTTCATCACGTTGCCGATGCGCACCTACTCCTCCGGCATGGCGGCCCGGCTGCGCTTCTCCATCGCCGCCGCCAAGGACCACGACGTGCTCCTGGTGGACGAGGCGCTGGCCACCGGCGACCGCTCCTTCCAGAAGCGGTCCGAGCGGCGCATCCGGGAACTGCGCGCGCGGGCGGGCACGGTGTTCCTGGTCAGCCACAGCAACAAGTCGATCCGGGACACCTGCGAGCGGGTGCTGTGGCTGGAGCGCGGCGAACTGCGCATGGACGGGCCGGCGGAGGACGTCCTCAAGGAGTACGAGCGCTTCACCGGCGGACCGGACCGCAAGGCTCCGCGCGCGAAGCCCGCGGCGGGGCCCGACTCCACGGCGCAGCCCGACTCCGCGCCGTCACCCGCCTGCTGA
- a CDS encoding MarR family transcriptional regulator: MTTPVPDRLRLDQQICFSLNAASRAFGGVYRVLLKDLGLTYPQYLVMLVLWEHGDLPVKRLGEHLRLDSGTLSPLLKRLEAAGLVVRERSERDERSVRVRPSEAGTALRERAAEVPLRVAAATGFDLAEVQDLRARLDRLTAALDAFGPAAAPAPS, from the coding sequence ATGACCACGCCCGTGCCGGACCGGCTCCGCCTCGACCAGCAGATCTGCTTCTCCCTGAACGCGGCCTCCCGCGCCTTCGGCGGCGTGTACCGGGTGCTGCTGAAGGACCTCGGGCTCACCTATCCCCAGTACCTGGTGATGCTGGTGCTGTGGGAGCACGGCGACCTGCCGGTCAAGCGGCTCGGCGAGCACCTGCGCCTGGACTCCGGCACGCTCTCGCCGCTGCTCAAACGGCTGGAGGCGGCCGGGCTGGTGGTGCGGGAGCGCAGCGAGCGCGACGAGCGCTCGGTGCGGGTGCGCCCGAGCGAGGCGGGGACGGCGCTGCGCGAGCGGGCCGCCGAGGTGCCGCTCCGGGTCGCGGCGGCGACCGGGTTCGACCTGGCCGAGGTCCAGGACCTGCGCGCCCGGCTGGACCGGCTCACCGCCGCCCTGGACGCCTTCGGCCCGGCGGCCGCGCCCGCCCCGTCCTGA
- a CDS encoding organic hydroperoxide resistance protein: MDALYTAAATATHGREGRAVSSDGTLDLPLAAPVEMGGDGRGTNPEQLFAAGYAACFGSALALVARRAGADLSDAAVTAEVGIGREGEGFGLAVTLRVELPSGVDEATGRDLAGRAHQVCPYSRATRGNIPVRLVVE, from the coding sequence ATGGACGCGCTCTACACCGCCGCAGCCACCGCCACACACGGCCGCGAGGGCCGTGCCGTCAGCTCCGACGGCACGCTCGACCTCCCCCTCGCCGCGCCGGTGGAGATGGGCGGCGACGGCCGCGGCACCAACCCCGAGCAGCTCTTCGCCGCCGGGTACGCGGCCTGCTTCGGCAGCGCCCTCGCCCTGGTCGCCCGCCGGGCCGGGGCCGACCTCTCCGACGCGGCGGTCACCGCCGAGGTCGGCATCGGCCGCGAGGGCGAGGGGTTCGGGCTCGCCGTCACCCTCCGGGTCGAACTGCCGTCGGGCGTCGACGAGGCGACGGGCCGTGACCTGGCCGGCCGGGCCCACCAGGTCTGCCCCTACTCCCGCGCCACCCGCGGCAACATCCCGGTCCGGCTGGTCGTCGAGTAG
- a CDS encoding ABC transporter permease — protein MSQVLDTPPPSPAPVAGAPGEDLAALAARHGLSVSGARPTLAVYVRRLWARRHFIGAFATAKLTAQYSQARLGQLWQVMTPLLNAAVYYVIFGVLMQTRRGVPDYVPFLVTGVFVWTFTQSSIMAGTRAISGNLGLVRALHFPRAALPVSFCLQQLQQLLFSMAALVVILLAFGVPPAPSWLLAAPVLVLQFVFNAGVSLIMARVGAKIPDIAQLMPFLLRTWMYASGVMFSIDRMVSAQSDLPSWLGTVLQANPAAVYIDLMRFALIDSFGGGHLPPHVWALATGWALLAGAGGFLYFWKAEETYGRG, from the coding sequence GTGAGCCAGGTCCTCGACACACCGCCCCCCTCACCGGCCCCGGTGGCCGGCGCCCCCGGCGAAGACCTGGCGGCGCTCGCCGCCCGCCACGGTCTGTCGGTGAGCGGCGCCCGCCCCACACTGGCCGTCTACGTCCGCCGGCTCTGGGCGCGCAGGCACTTCATCGGCGCCTTCGCCACCGCCAAGCTCACCGCCCAGTACAGTCAGGCGCGGCTGGGCCAGCTCTGGCAGGTGATGACCCCGCTGCTCAACGCGGCCGTGTACTACGTGATCTTCGGCGTGCTGATGCAGACCAGGCGGGGCGTGCCGGACTACGTGCCGTTCCTGGTCACGGGCGTGTTCGTGTGGACGTTCACGCAGAGCTCGATCATGGCGGGCACCCGGGCGATCTCCGGCAACCTCGGGCTCGTGCGGGCCCTGCACTTCCCGCGCGCCGCGCTGCCCGTCTCCTTCTGCCTCCAGCAGTTGCAGCAGTTGCTGTTCTCGATGGCCGCCCTGGTGGTGATCCTGCTCGCCTTCGGCGTGCCGCCCGCCCCCTCCTGGCTGCTGGCCGCGCCGGTGCTGGTGCTCCAGTTCGTCTTCAACGCGGGCGTGTCGCTGATCATGGCCCGGGTGGGCGCGAAGATCCCCGACATCGCCCAGCTCATGCCGTTCCTGCTGCGCACCTGGATGTACGCCTCCGGCGTGATGTTCAGCATCGACCGCATGGTGAGCGCCCAGAGCGACCTGCCGTCCTGGCTCGGCACGGTGCTCCAGGCCAACCCCGCCGCCGTCTACATCGACCTGATGCGCTTCGCCCTGATCGACAGCTTCGGCGGCGGCCACCTGCCCCCGCACGTGTGGGCCCTCGCCACCGGCTGGGCGCTGCTCGCCGGGGCCGGCGGCTTCCTGTACTTCTGGAAGGCAGAGGAGACCTACGGCCGTGGCTGA